One genomic window of Elaeis guineensis isolate ETL-2024a chromosome 2, EG11, whole genome shotgun sequence includes the following:
- the LOC105054575 gene encoding putative UDP-rhamnose:rhamnosyltransferase 1, whose protein sequence is MEGGSLRIVFFPWLAFGHMLPFLDLSKSLAKRGHRISFLSTPRNLQRLPKIPPDLAPLIHFVSLPLPKVEGLPEAAESTTDVRPDEVQFLKKAFDGLAIPFSKFLEESSPKPDWIIHDFGHHWLPPIASGFHIPCAFLSILPASFIAFVGPPSEMKRSSRRTPEQFTKPPEWISFPTSVAYHLHEAKWMVEAFKANASGIADLQRFCLTVEGCHFVAFRSCFEFESDWLRLLEELYKKPVIPVGLLPPQVQEGSPDDVHGKARIFEWLDTQAPKSVVYVALGSEAMLSIELLHELALGLELSKVPFLWALRKPAGMAGDDADILPEGFEERTEGQGVVAKGWIPQIKVLAHAAVGGFLTHCGWGSIIEGLRFGHGLILLPIAVDQGLNARIMGEKKIGLEIQRNEVDGSFNRESVAKAIRSVMVEEEGEPFRFKAQELQHVFADKDSQERYMENFIRHLRDHGGG, encoded by the coding sequence ATGGAGGGTGGTTCTCTGCGCATTGTTTTCTTCCCTTGGCTAGCCTTTGGCCACATGCTACCGTTCCTCGATCTCTCCAAATCGTTAGCCAAGAGGGGCCATCGCATCTCCTTCCTCTCCACCCCAAGAAACCTCCAGAGGCTCCCAAAAATCCCACCCGACCTAGCCCCACTCATCCACTTCGTCTCCTTGCCCCTGCCAAAGGTCGAAGGCTTGCCCGAGGCCGCCGAGTCCACCACCGACGTCCGCCCCGACGAGGTCCAATTCCTCAAAAAGGCTTTCGACGGCCTGGCCATCCCCTTCTCCAAGTTCCTCGAGGAGTCTTCTCCGAAACCCGACTGGATAATCCACGACTTCGGCCATCACTGGTTGCCACCAATCGCCTCCGGGTTCCACATACCATGCGCCTTCTTATCCATCCTGCCTGCTTCCTTCATCGCCTTCGTCGGGCCGCCCTCGGAGATGAAGCGCAGCTCGCGGCGGACCCCCGAGCAATTCACGAAGCCACCGGAGTGGATCTCCTTCCCTACCTCCGTCGCGTACCACCTCCACGAGGCCAAGTGGATGGTTGAGGCTTTTAAAGCCAATGCATCAGGAATAGCTGATCTCCAACGCTTCTGTCTGACTGTGGAGGGGTGCCACTTCGTCGCCTTTCGGAGTTGCTTCGAGTTCGAATCCGACTGGCTACGCCTCCTCGAGGAGCTCTACAAGAAGCCGGTGATTCCAGTTGGTCTGCTTCCACCGCAGGTTCAAGAAGGGAGTCCTGACGACGTCCACGGCAAGGCCAGAATCTTCGAGTGGCTCGACACGCAAGCACCAAAATCGGTGGTATACGTTGCACTCGGGAGTGAGGCCATGCTAAGCATTGAGCTGCTGCACGAGCTTGCCTTGGGGCTCGAGCTATCTAAGGTGCCTTTCCTCTGGGCCCTTAGAAAGCCGGCGGGCATGGCCGGGGACGACGCCGATATCTTGCCCGAGGGGTTCGAGGAGCGCACCGAGGGTCAAGGAGTCGTCGCCAAGGGTTGGATTCCTCAAATCAAGGTCTTAGCCCATGCTGCGGTCGGAGGATTCTTGACGCATTGTGGTTGGGGTTCGATTATAGAAGGGCTTCGGTTTGGGCATGGTCTCATATTACTGCCCATAGCTGTAGATCAAGGCCTCAATGCTCGAATTATGGGGGAGAAGAAGATCGGATTGGAGATCCAGAGGAATGAGGTGGATGGGTCTTTCAATAGAGAATCTGTGGCCAAGGCCATAAGATCGGTGATGGTGGAGGAAGAGGGTGAGCCGTTCAGATTCAAAGCCCAGGAGCTGCAGCACGTTTTTGCCGACAAGGACTCGCAGGAACGCTACATGGAAAATTTCATACGGCATTTGAGGGATCACGGAGGAGGATAA